CGGGTTTTGGGCTTTGCCATCCGGGTTCATGGAGCAGGGAGAGACCCCTGAGTCCGCGCTTCACCGTGAAGTGCAGGAGGAAACTGGTGTCGATTGCACGGCCGCAAAGCTAATTTCCGCCACTACTCATGACGACAGCGTATTTGGCCATGTACTTGTGCTCGCCTATACCGCATCATGTAAGTTCTCAAATGCGCTTGCTGGCGATGACGCGCTGGAAGCACACTGGTTCGAAACATCCCATCTTCCGAAATTGGCCTTTGACAGCCATCTCGAGATAATTCGGCAAGCTGAGCTTATTCACTCCCTAGACCATGAAATCCTTTAGAGCTGCCATGCGAAGTAAAGTATCTATTTTTTCAGTCGCCTTCTTGATATCCAGTTGGCTAGTTGCCGGTTGTGATATTGAAGAGTCGCGGGTGAATTCAGGCAAAATTTTCGTCGAATTGCATGACAGCACGGGAGCGGAGGTAATTGGCGCAAGAATTTTTCTGAACGGAG
This sequence is a window from bacterium. Protein-coding genes within it:
- a CDS encoding NUDIX hydrolase, encoding MLNHYRYCSRCGERLAQKHLEGRLRPVCLSCGHVVYLNPLPAVAAVLLKNGRVLLVRRGVDPGAGFWALPSGFMEQGETPESALHREVQEETGVDCTAAKLISATTHDDSVFGHVLVLAYTASCKFSNALAGDDALEAHWFETSHLPKLAFDSHLEIIRQAELIHSLDHEIL